The Musa acuminata AAA Group cultivar baxijiao chromosome BXJ3-6, Cavendish_Baxijiao_AAA, whole genome shotgun sequence region ATAGAAAAGCACTAAAGTTACAAGAAGACCCCATCCTTCATGTTCGAAGTTGAAATTGAACAAGTTTTAGATCGTTGTATAATTTATCAGATAGTTATTTAATATCTTTATTGCCTTTGCATCGCCATATATTTTGTCGATATAGTAAATAGAAAAGCACTACAGATACCAGAAGACCCCATCTCTCATATTTGAATTTGCAATTCAACTAAGTTATAGTTCCTTATGCAGGATAATAAACTTCTGATTTCCAATACATATtacataatttttctaaatgatttGACTATTGTTATCGTTTATATAATATTTCCTGTACACTTTAATTttacattttaaattttatagtgttctgctatttatatttttatttctcaCGCAATCCCCATCCAAATCAATACATAAATTGACTGCTATTCATACAAGTAGCAAAGAGATTATTCATTCATCAAAGATGATAGACTAAGGGCATCACATTAACATAATTTGAATAGTTTCATTCGACACCCTCGTTGTTTCTCTATAGTTCCTAAAAGAGGAGCTAAAAAGCTCTGGTTTTTACTGAATGCAACACCACATTGTTTATGATCGCATGTTCTTAGACTGCCATTCCTCAAACACGATCCATGAACCACCCAACCAGAGGTTGGTTCCTCTACGCCACTGAATAAAGTCTCTAAATCATTACAGGCATTAAGAAGAATGATACCAAGACAGAAAACAGAACCATCGTTTATTGCCCTAAAAGAGCGAAACAGGATAAATGAGTCCAACATGACGCCGATTACCATCCAATCATCAAGTCACTCACACAAGTACGACCCAGTTGTTTTGATCGCAAGAAAATCATAATTAAAAGATAATATCAGATCAAAAACCACAAACccttgaatcataaaaagaagatAATAATTAGGTATAATCTGAAAAAAATTTCGACCCTATCAAACCATTCGGCCGATCTGATGCTAACAGAAGGAGTGTGAGAGAAGGACAGACAGAGGAGAGGGTATACCTGGCTGAACTTGAGGGCGTGGGATTCCCCGGAAATCTGGAGGGAGCCGCTGACGAAGACGAGCATGCCGCCGGCGGGGCCGGACGGCTGGCAATCGACGGTCGAGACAGCGTGGACGCACTGCTGGAAGGGGAGGGAGGTCAGCTTGGCGACGATGGCCGCGGCGCCCTGTATCTTGTCGCCCTCGAAGGTCAGCATGGAGGCATCCTGGTACAGACCCCCCAGCCCCGGCCGGTTCCCGTCAAACGTCCGGTAGTAGTGCTCCACGAACGCCTTCGCCACCGCGTCCGGATCCATCGCCGCTGCCGCCGTCGTCAAACAAGACGTCTTTCCAACCTACCCTTTCCCCTCTTTGGCGTACAAAACGAGCGAAGAGAGCCAAATGGGGGAGGCGCGATGACGTGTAGAACCAGTGAATGCATTGTAATAGACAGCTCAGCGAGCCGTTGGGCCCATGGACCATTTAATTGCTCAATATGGGCCCTATTAAAGGCCCATTAACAGGACCAAACCGTCAACCTGATTACACAACCAACAGAGGAtaattgtgtgtgtatatatatatatatatacttaattgTGTGTATGGCACAACAAAAATCGTCTGCAATTGTGCCTTTAATTTGTACCAAAAAAAACTAGtgcagaaaaataaaaggatgCCCACAACGATTGGGGAGGATTCCCCACCCATCAGAGAACCATGTGATGGTGATCATATAATGCAGCACCGCAGCTGCAATCACTGTTTGAAGAGGGACACACCACTTGTGTAAAACAGAGCAGAGCAGGGGCCTCCCTCTGTGGTCTTAAATTCATGGCCTAGCAGAAGAACAGTGTTCTTCTTGCCACATTATCTGAAACAGGGGATCAAATGGCCCACTTTGCACTTTTGCACGAAGAATATTGTTTGCAAAGGCTTTAGGCTCCCCATTTCAACTCTTTACCACAATGGACATGTTATAATTGCTGGGTTGCTCTTTCCTCTCACAAAAGCTGATCTGTAAAGCAGAGAATGAGAGCAACATGCAGTGGGACAAGCATCCTTGGCATCGGCACGTGATGTGTGCTGAGTTCTCTTGAGATGAACCTTTTCTCCTCGCTTGTCACATGTTCAGATCAGGAGGGACGGGTGTTTCTTCTTATATTTGTCtgccatcttcatcttcatcttcatctccatGTGCTGCCACAGTCGAAGGTGGACATGAAAAGGGATGCGGCAAAAGACAGGGCATAAGCTCAAAGCAACAAAATGGTTTCATGGATGCGTCACCTTAGCACTTCCATTGTGTCACCTACTAAAGCTCACACCACATGCTGTCAGTCTCAAAACCATGGAAGCTACAGATAGAGGCTTTGTGATGATGGAACGCATTGTGATGTCAACTCCCATAGCATGCCAAGTGAGTTCGAGAGCTTAAAGAAAAATTAAACCTTGCTTGAGATTTTGGTACCGCTTGCAATGCAGATCAAGATAGGGAACGCTTCTCCATTGGTGGTTCTCCATCAAGGAAGAGCATAAGGGACTTGAGCCAATCCATAGCTTTTAGATGAGATGGTAGTTTAATGTGTGcaaacaacattctcttttcatGTGCAATAGCATGTGATTCCATTACTTAAATACATTTTATTACATAGTGTGGATGCCCACAGAGAAGTTAAATTTGGAGACCATCAGTCACTGGTTAGATTAATCTAATCACTGTGTGTGCACTTTCTGTGGTATTTAGCAATCTGTCATTAGTGGTAAGATTGGAGTCTTCTTGGGTTTGAAGCCTTCTAGTCTTGCAATCATACTCTAACCAGACATGGGGTTAAGTACCATCTCCACACCATTCCCTTGCAGCTCAAAAAAAGAGGTACTGGTACACCACTTGGCACTGTCATCAATAAAATTTGATGCTAATGGTGTAACATTTGGGCATTTTGTGCTACATATACTGTATATTCTGCAGTCATTCATAAAATGATGTGTGTTCTCTGTTGCAAGTTGGCTGGCCTTAGCACAATAAACCAAGTCTACTTGAACTAATTGGTAGAGTGGCTCACTGCTACAAAAGAATGACAATTTGATAGTGTTCTACCATACTACTATTTAGATGACAAGTATTTATTTCACTAAGCTCTTTCTacctttattttattaaaatataaataatctaTTAGCATAGTTAGCTAAGTGAAAAAAAAATCGTAAATGATATATATGAGTAGGATATTTATATGTTTAGTAAGTACTAATTGCACTATTATTACATTCCTACAATAATACGTCTTGTCGTTGGACAATTATTATTAGTAGTCAAGTGCATTAAAGTATTTGGTAGCAATACATACGATCAAATATAgccatttatttttatattatgcataataatttgcaaaacatgatttttttagagTATGATTAGAGTCATTAttgatatgaaaattatttttatattattttattgagATAGGCATAACAGCGActcatcgtagaaagttttcggaCCTTTAAACGACCTCAAAAAGTTTTGGTACGTGCGCCGCATGGCCTTCGCACGTGCCCTTCGATCCTTCAAATTCCCACGTTTGGTGCCCTGTGCTGCATACACAGTGAGCGAgagtgagggagagagagagctGTGCTTGACAGTGGCGTAGGGAAGTAACGCCTCTGGTATCGCTTTCCGTTGCCGACGTCGTCTGCTTGAAGCTCCAAGCTAAGATTTCGGACCGAGCGAGTGATGGGGGAGGTCGAAAGCCGACGcgttttctctttttgttttgaTTCGCTCAAAGATTTCTGCTTTTCTTGATGGTTTTGCTGATGAGATGTGTGGTTTCTTGGCAGGAGGAGAAAAAGCCGGAGCAGGGGAAGAAGGAGGAGCCCAAGGCGAAGGAGGAGAACAAGGAGGAGGGGAAGGGTGAGGACGGGAAGAAGGGCGGTGGCGAGGGGGAGAAGAAGGAAGGGGGTGGCGAAGAAAAGAAGGCGGACgagccgccgcctccgccgccggaGGAGATCGTGATGCGCGTCTACATGCACTGCGAGGGATGCGCCAGGAAGGTGAAGCGCTCGTTGAAGGGATTCGAAGGTAACGAGGGTTGTACATTTCTTGAGGACCCAAAAATCTCGCCTTTTGTTCGATTCCGTCGAGAAACTTGGAATTGATGCCGGATCTTCTTGTTCTGCGGTGGAAAGGTGTGGAAGATGTGAAGACGGACTGCAGGACCCACAAGGTGGTTGTGAAGGGGAAGAAGGCGGCGGAGGACCCGATGAAGGTGGTGGAGCGGGTCCAGAAGAAGGCGGGGAGGAAGGTGGAGCTGCtgacgccgctgccgccgccgaagccggagaagaaagaggaggaaaagaaggaagaggagaagcccaaggtagaggagaagaaggaagaggtcagccatcctcctctcttctaatctttccgaatctagcaTTCTTAATTTAGTCTAATGTATTCTTCTGTTCTTACTACCTCTGCGTGCAGCCGCAAGTGATCGCTGTGGTGCTCAAGGTTCATATGCATTGCGAGGCCTGCGCACAAGAGATCAAGAAGAGAATACTAAAGATGAAAGGTTCCCTCCTCTGCTTCTCTTCCGTTCGAGAGCTTTCTGTTTTGCTGATATCATTACAGACCAAGATGAATATTCTGATACCCTGTTTCAAACCTTTGTATCTCCATCAAAAGTCAATTCGATTCTCAGTAAAAGAGAGCAAACAAGTCTACTTGTCGCTTTTCTTTCTTGACATAGAACATTAATCTTCTGGTCAGGGTGTTTAACTTGGAGATTGCTGTCAAAGATTCGTCCCTTGTAGCTGATTTCGACTAAAGATTCGATCTTTCTTCTTTCCTTGCCCGTTTTGTTCGGTGGCGAATCGAACAGGGGTGCAGGCGGCGGAACCGGATCTGAAGGCGTCCCAAGTGACGGTGAAGGGCGTCTTCGACCCGCAGAAGCTGGGGGAGTACGTGTACAAGAGGACCGGGAAGCAGGCGGTGGTGGCGAAGCAGGAGCCGGCGGAGAAGAAGGCGGAGGACGACAAGGGCGGCGGTGGAGACGCGGCCAAAGACGAGAAGAAAGCGGACGAGGCCGGCGGGGGCAATGCCGAGGGcgagaaaaaggaagagaaggaCGGCGGCGGTGGCCAAGGAGGAGGAGACGAGAAGGACAAGAAGGAAGGCGGCGGAGCGGCGGAGGACGGGGCGGCACCGGCGACCAAGGTGGTGGAGCTGGTGCGAAACGAGTTCTACCAGTACTACCCGAGATATCCCGGGGGATACGTGGGATACGCGTATCCCCCACAGATGTTCAGCGATGAGAACCCCAACGCTTGCGCTGTGATGTAAgacaagaagaagagagagatcaCTCAGTGTGTAATGATGCCATATTAATCTCATGTTGGAtatatatcttcttcttcttttttgttcttaGGCGCTATGGTTTTCTCATTTTAGTTTCTCTTTCTTGCTTTATTTTCTGCTAGTATGGGTAAAATTCCATCTGGAAATATGTAGTTGTTCCATGCTAATGTATAAATAGCTTTCCCTTTTGCCTTCCTTGTGAAACATCATTTGTCACATATTCGTATCTCGCCCATTTTCTCATTGACGGGGAATTCCGAGTCTCTTCATTTATTGTCAAAactatgaaaagaagaagaaaacattgtTATATAAACATTGCAGAGAGTCAATTCAGCTCGTAGACACAATAAGATCAGGTGGTAAAGGCGACGCGTCTGACATCACCTGCTCGTCTCAAACACTTTTCATCTCTCCTCATAACTTGGCCTATCTTTAAGGCCATGATCTCTCTGCCTGCTTATTTGACCCTTTCCACTTATCCTCTACATTTGCATTTACTCGAAAGCTTCTCAAGACGGACTATATGGTTACTTGTGATATATGATTTACATGACGAATTTGCAGACAACATTGCAAACTGTCAGCAAATGTGCCAAAACGGTGAAACTTCTGCAAATGACTCCCTCTCGGTTTGTGTGAATGCATATACTACATAAACTGTGGCAGTATAATGATCCGTATAGTGCACCCCAAAAGAAACAATTCCGTAAAGGGCATGCAACTTCTCAGATATAGAGAATGTGGTATGAAACGCCGCCTTCTTTGTTCTTCTCATACATGGCATTCGTTTACCTGATGACATGGGGAGTATCTGCAGCCATTCCAAggcggagcagcagcagcagcagcggtgcCGGCCCACCACCACCCCTTTTCCTTCTTGAGGTGCGTGCTGGTGGTGTTGCTTTTTCGCCTTGGCGAGTTTCTAAGTAGGCCACGGGAGCCTCGAGTGGTGGCGGGGGGCGGGGGTGGCCGTCTCGGCGACTGCAAACGCCACCGCCAGCAGCACCGTCTCCCCGCCTTGTTGGCAGCACTTGGAGCCTCGATGTATGCAGAGTCCGAATCACGAGGCATAAGCTCCGCGGCGGATCACGGCTCGCATCCCCCTACGTGACCCTTCGCCAAGACCGCCCGACGCCCGTCTTAACACGTTGACAAGGAGAAGATACCGGTGGGTCCCACAAGAGtgtatatatacacgtatatataCGTACGTATGCACAAAAGTTGAGGTCCCACAAAAGGAATAGCGATTAGCGTAAATGCGACGGCCGGGTCCCACTGACATCCAGTCGATCGGACGGCGGGCAGAAGCCCAGATTCCCCGTTCGTCACGGGGCGGGAGGTGGGTATCACGTGGGAGGTGTACCCTCGCGTCAGATACGTCCATCCTCGCTGACTCGGACGGGCCCCATCGGCTCCTCCTGCGAACAATTATTCCTCCATCATGTCCGTAGATTTTGGTCAGCCGAGTGGGCCCCCGACGTTGTTTTTTTTGGATATATTTACGAAAAGGCTAGGGTTCCTCGCAAACCCTGTTGGGGACAGAAGAATTGGAtagccgcagcagcagcagcagggggAAAGCGTTGTACTCGCACAGCTATATTGAATCCAATCATGTTGACATTTGTGATctgtggtgctacctcttgattcCAGGAACGTCCAAGTGATCACTATGTGTCAAGAACAGAGCCATTCTCAACATCCTTCAAGAGAACAAGACGGTGAGGATCTCAAACTTGGTGTTTCAAGTGACTTCAATTGGAACTCAGCATGAGATTTTGGCCTTAAAACCAATGGAAGCTGCCTGGTTCAGAAATATTCTGCAGAAAAGGCATCCACTGGTTCAGATAGCTCTTGCAGACTGAAGCTTATGAAGACTGAACTCATATGGCAATGAAGCAAAGGTGGTATTCTGCAGCACTAATGAATGTATAACTCCAGTTTGCTGTGAAAATGCTGTGTTCTTCTTCTCCAATGGGAATTTTGGTACTATTTATTTTCTGAAACACAGTAATAATGTCTTGTTTGACTGTTCAGAACTGGCTGCCAATCCAAACAAAATCACTTCTTTTTGGTCTGAAGTTGGTGATGCATATTAAGGGATAAAATTGCAGATGAACAGAATCTAAAGGGGAAACTCCCTCTGAGATACTTCAAGTGAAACATGCAGTTGCTATACCATTCACCATATCTTCCAACTTGGGAGAGAAGGAAAGGAGAAGCCAAAAACACAAATACAGAAATATATGGGTGAGAATGAAACTCTCACTCATTATCACTAATCTCTCACTCATTCAATACTTAATAGCACTCTTATGAAGTGAATGATTGTACGCGGTCCAAATATTGGGCTGAGCCTAAAAGAATCCGGCCCAGTCTATCTTAAACCTTTAAAGTTCGAACCTAGCAAGTTCATACGACATCAAATTTATCATGAATCGACGTAACATTTGGGGAAAAAACATTGTTGTCGTGCATTATAAAGCTCGATTAACTAATCGGGAAAGGGCATCTAAATGAAGTCAATGCTTTACTAGTAATTACCGGTGAACTAATTTACTATGTCAACTGGTTCTAAattcaatataatatatttaatttaacatttaaaATGTATTTCGATCAATGGTTGTAACAAAATATTAAGCACAAATTCtcagaaaaaaaaactttcaattttgataattttttagataatgtctcaattttaaaaattttacttataactttatcttttaaaaaataatcattaacCACTATTCTCTGTCTTATTGATCACCCCCTCTAAACAGTTGCTCATTACTCATAATACATGAGTGGTCATGCACAACGATGAACAATTGAAAAGATCTCACCCTCATTGGACCTAACAACTACCTCTCATCACTTGATTGTCTATGTCCCTACGTATAAGTTGGCTTTACTAGTCGCTCTCACTTCATCCAAAATGGATGCCCATTGATAAGTGATTGAATACCTAGGGTTGACGTAGATACTTATGATATTCCAAGGGCCTAAAGATACTGATGAAGTTGATGTAGGAAGAATGAGATGATGGTGCAAGGTGTAAAACGATGACGaaggtagagataaaattaccaaGGGTGCCTATAgaaattttttaattatgatattattCAAAGAATTCTcagttaaatttttttaataaaatttcaccCAAACATTAATTTAGGAAAGGGCTAAAATATTAGTTACCTCATTTTGATATCTACTGTTAGTATAAAAGATATTTTCTTGATGAACACGTGTCACCATCATATCCAACACACGGGGTACGTTGTGCCAACGGCCCGCAGCGGATCTGCTGTGTGAGCGATGCTTCTCGAAGCTTCCCTGCACGTGGGAAACGCGTCACACCGGTGGGTTCCGTGAGGTGTGGCCGACGGCCATTAAGCGAGGCATCGCCATCGTCCATCCGCCGACGTCAGGGTCAGTGACGGCCGAAAACCACCCAACACGGTCTGCTCTCACATCCCCACGAGCTCTCGTGCCGTCTACCACACGGCACGAATCTCCAGGCTCATCTTATCGCTCCTTTCTGAGAACGCCACACCAAACCGCAAACACGAAATTGTGGCAAATAAGTATCTCAAACGTGGCATGTATAAAACGTGGAGAATTTGCCGTCCGTGTAAAGAATCGTTCGACTTTGTGCCCAATCAGCGTATCGTAAGCCGGCTTCACATGAAATGGTTCCTCGTTGCCACCGCAAGCCAAAACTTCCCCTGCCCTTCCCCAGTCAAAGTCAAATCAGCCCCAAGTGGCGACCAAACACGTCGCTTTGATGGGCTATTTGTCTTGAAACAGGAACTTGTGATCCAAACTTCAGCCTACGGCCCTCATCCCCCGCTCTGTGGAACCCACTCATTTCAACGAATGGCAGGTGCTTTGTCGTGAAGTAAGAGAGTTTCCTGCTTTACGGACGTCAGCTGCAAAGAACTAAAAACCGCGTGCCGAAAAGACCTAATCGAATGAATCGAGCAGATCGCCTCAGCCCCTAACGGTTACCTCACGCCTTATCCTGTCCCGACGGCGCATTTTACCTCATCCAAACCACTGTACCCTATAACCTTCCTCCACGCGTCCGTTCACTTCCAACAACGGTAATCTGTCCCCGACCTACCTAcctccccccttctctctctctctctctctctctctctctctcctctctctctctctaaacgctaaggagagagaaaaaagggacagaaaaaagaagaggaaagcgAGATCGGAACCCGAAATGGGAAAGCTCCTCTCCAACTCCGCCGCCGTCGCCGAAACCCTAAACCCATCGCCGTCCCTCCTCCAGTGGCCGGACCCGGACCCGATCCATACACCAGAGGCCGCCGATCCGGCGACAGCTGCCTTCGCGTGGGCCGCCGTCTCCGGGCTGGACGAGCAGCAGCGACGGCGGCTCGAGAAGATCCACGCGCGGGGGGTCTTCTGGAAGAACCCGCGCGATGCGGAGGCCCCCGGTGTGGCGTTCCGGCTGGAGCACGGCGGTGACGTGGAGGCGGACGGAAACTGCCTGTTCACGGCGGCGCGGAGGGCGATGGGGCCCAAGACGGCCGGGGCGCGTGAGCTGCGGCAGCGAGCGGTGCGGCGGTTCTTGGAGGACTATGGATCGGCGGACTGTGCGGCGAGGGAGGCGGCAGACGTGGCCATCCGGCACTTGTACTCGCCGGATCTGAAGGCTGGGTGGGGCATTCACGTCGTGCAGGAGGTGAAGCTCCTAGCGAAGAAGGCGGATCGCGAGGGCTTGGATGCCGCCATTCAGGAGCTCGTAGATCTAGGACTCCAAAGGTATAGCATCATCgccttttccttttttatttaactAATTTTCTTTACTAAACGTTCTTTATCTTTCGACGCTTAGATCTATTTTTACGTTCTTAATTCTATttattgtttctttcttttctttggaaaATTTTCTCGTATTGTTTTGCAGTTTATGCTTGTTATCTTTTGTCTTCAAATTCATACTCGTGGAAATTCTACAATATATATAATCTGTGGCATTTCTTAATACTGTGGATCGACTTTGTTGCATACTCATTTGCTATTTGGAAGGTATCAGAAAAGGCAAGGGTAATACATTGCCAGAGAGCGCTGATTTTTTTCAGGATCATACAAGATTACGTTCTGATATGTCTGTCAGCTGCATTCTTGACGAAGAGGTTTAAGAAGTTTTTATCTACATTTTCATGGCATATTCAGATTTttttcattgttgacatatgcacCGATGCACCAAACTTGTAATGATGCTTCAAACGTTTTATTTCAAATGAAATTATTGCTTTCCATTTGTGTATAGTTAGGCTTATCTTGTCCGTATATTAGCTAAAGTCGATGTCATGGGACCAGGTAAGGTCATTTTATTGTACTTAACCGTAGAGGACACTGGGTAATAGTTGGTGCATGACAAGTGAACTTGACTTGACTTTAGCTGCCCAACCCATCTTGTCTGTCCAAGTTGGCTAAACTTGGTTTTTTTCATGGTTGACCCTGTCCCCTCACTTTCTTGTATTAGAGTAACATAGTCAAAATCATCTTGAGCTTGAAGGAACATTGTTGTGTGAAAC contains the following coding sequences:
- the LOC103987085 gene encoding nuclear transport factor 2B, with translation MDPDAVAKAFVEHYYRTFDGNRPGLGGLYQDASMLTFEGDKIQGAAAIVAKLTSLPFQQCVHAVSTVDCQPSGPAGGMLVFVSGSLQISGESHALKFSQMFHLMPTPQGSFYVLNDIFRLNYA
- the LOC135639793 gene encoding uncharacterized protein LOC135639793, which translates into the protein MGKLLSNSAAVAETLNPSPSLLQWPDPDPIHTPEAADPATAAFAWAAVSGLDEQQRRRLEKIHARGVFWKNPRDAEAPGVAFRLEHGGDVEADGNCLFTAARRAMGPKTAGARELRQRAVRRFLEDYGSADCAAREAADVAIRHLYSPDLKAGWGIHVVQEVKLLAKKADREGLDAAIQELVDLGLQREGAAESIYKERCIGINDGLSWAKYMSISGSPEDEYDIITLQYTEEGLLSIDENRNGHAAAFGDDIAIESLATEFRREVYVVQAHGSDAMVDENDCVFFLPHSPRVQICEPPIFLFMKGTGWCGAGADHYEPLIANPLPLISQDKAAVVL
- the LOC103987086 gene encoding heavy metal-associated isoprenylated plant protein 7-like, with amino-acid sequence MGEEEKKPEQGKKEEPKAKEENKEEGKGEDGKKGGGEGEKKEGGGEEKKADEPPPPPPEEIVMRVYMHCEGCARKVKRSLKGFEGVEDVKTDCRTHKVVVKGKKAAEDPMKVVERVQKKAGRKVELLTPLPPPKPEKKEEEKKEEEKPKVEEKKEEPQVIAVVLKVHMHCEACAQEIKKRILKMKGVQAAEPDLKASQVTVKGVFDPQKLGEYVYKRTGKQAVVAKQEPAEKKAEDDKGGGGDAAKDEKKADEAGGGNAEGEKKEEKDGGGGQGGGDEKDKKEGGGAAEDGAAPATKVVELVRNEFYQYYPRYPGGYVGYAYPPQMFSDENPNACAVM